One Brassica napus cultivar Da-Ae chromosome C2, Da-Ae, whole genome shotgun sequence DNA window includes the following coding sequences:
- the BNACNNG08250D gene encoding uncharacterized protein BNACNNG08250D, giving the protein MVADSITEDSQLSHGSPITRDVFKKRKAYLLRKLKQCKVDGAHHRTVEDDETVVLSDNSSDDDYSDALSMFNEEEDPSESNNKSSSTTEKPEPPSPEEKATDEEKEDDDCPLCAEKMDATDLLFEPCSSCEYKMCLFCYNKIKVGTGVCPGCRTKYEQQTSSNSGEVSFQQRGGDPIRLSSSFQGLDDDSA; this is encoded by the exons ATGGTTGCTGATTCCATCACCGAGGATTCTCAACTCTCTCATGGCTCTCCGATCACGAGAGATGTCTTCAAGAAACGAAAG GCGTATCTGTTAAGGAAGCTGAAACAGTGCAAGGTTGATGGTGCTCATCACA GGACTGTTGAAGACGATGAGACTGTTGTTCTCTCTGACAACTCTAGCGATGATGATTACAGCGATGCCTTAAGCATgttcaacgaagaagaagatccaAGCGAGAGTAACAACAAGTCGTCTTCTACAACTGAAAAGCCAGAACCTCCTTCACCAGAAGAGAAGGCTACCgatgaggagaaagaagatgatgacTGTCCCCTTTGCGCTGAAAAGATGGATGCAACGGATCTACTCTTCGAACCATGTTCTTCTTGCGAGTATAAGATGTGTCTCTTCTGCTATAACAAGATCAAAGTAGGCACTGGGGTTTGCCCAGGTTGCAGGACCAAGTATGAGCAGCAGACAAGTAGTAACAGCGGAGAAGTGAGTTTCCAGCAACGTGGTGGTGACCCAATCCGTTTGTCTTCATCGTTTCAGGGACTTGATGATGATAGTGCTTAA
- the LOC106376641 gene encoding mannose-1-phosphate guanyltransferase alpha-like isoform X1, with protein sequence MESSTEEKVVAVILVGGPTKGTRFRPLSLNIPKPLFPIAGQPMVHHPISACKRIPNLAQVYLVGFYEEREFALYVSAISNELKVPVRYLREDKPHGSAGGLYHFRNLIMEDNPSHIFLLNCDVCCSFPLPEMLEAHRKYGGIGTLLVIKVSPESASQFGELVADPVTNELLHYTEKPETFVSDRINCGVYVFTPEIFTAIRDVSSQRNDTATLRRVSSYEALQPATRIPADFVRLDQDILSPLAGKKQLYTYETMDFWEQIKSPGMSLRCSELYLSQFRLTSPHILASGDGTKSAIVIGDVYIHPSAKVHPTAKIGPNVSISANARVGPGVRLISCIILDDVEIMENAVVTNAIVGWKSSIGRWSRVQAEGVYNSKLGVTILGDSVAVEDEVVVTSSIVLPNKTLNVSVQDEIIL encoded by the exons ATGGAAAGCTCAACGGAGGAGAAAGTTGTGGCTGTGATCTTGGTCGGTGGTCCGACCAAAG GTACTCGATTCCGACCATTGTCCCTGAACATTCCAAAGCCTCTGTTTCCCATTGCTGGACAACCAATGGTGCATCACCCTATCTCTGCTTGTAAAAGG ATTCCAAACTTAGCTCAAGTCTATCTTGTTGGTTTCTATGAGGAAAGGGAGTTTGCACTTTACGTCTCTGCCATTTCCAATGAACTCAAAGTCCCTGTCAG ATATCTGAGAGAAGACAAGCCACATGGTTCTGCTGGTGGGTTGTATCACTTTAGAAACCTAATCATGGAAGATAACCCG TCTCATATCTTCCTACTTAACTGTGATGTTTGCTGCAGTTTCCCCTTGCCAGAAATGCTCG AGGCTCATAGGAAATATGGTGGGATTGGAACTCTTCTAGTCATCAAG gtcTCTCCTGAATCAGCAAGCCAATTTGGAGAACTGGTTGCAGATCCAGTTACTAATGAGCTGCTTCATTACACCGAGAAACCCGAAACCTTT GTCAGTGACCGTATTAACTGCGGTGTTTATGTATTCACACCTGAAATTTTTACTGCTATAAGAGATGTTTCCTCTCAAAGGAATGATACAG cGACTCTGAGACGTGTTTCCAGCTATGAAGCTCTTCAACCGGCAACAAG GATCCCGGCAGATTTTGTAAGATTGGATCAAGACATCCTCTCACCTTTAGCTGGGAAGAAACAGCTCTATACTTATGAGACTATGGATTTCTGGGAGCAAATTAAATCTCCTGG AATGTCGCTGAGGTGCTCGGAACTCTATCTATCCCAGTTCCGGTTAACCTCTCCCCACATATTGGCTAGTGGTGATGGAACAAAGAGTGCCATAGTGATTGGTGATGTTTACATACATCCTTCTGCAAAAGTACACCCAACTGCAAAG ATTGGTCCCAACGTCTCAATCTCTGCAAATGCCCGTGTTGGACCGGGTGTGAGGCTTATCAGCTGTATCATTCTTGACGACGTTGAGATCATG GAAAATGCAGTGGTGACAAATGCTATCGTCGGTTGGAAATCTTCAATCGGGAGATGGTCCCGTGTCCAG GCTGAGGGAGTCTACAATTCCAAACTTGGAGTTACAATTCTCG GAGACTCGGTTGCAGTTGAAGACGAGGTTGTGGTGACCAGCAGTATTGTTCTTCCAAATAAGACTCTCAACGTTAGTGTTCAAGACGAGATAATCTTGTAA
- the LOC106376641 gene encoding mannose-1-phosphate guanyltransferase alpha-like isoform X2 — MESSTEEKVVAVILVGGPTKGTRFRPLSLNIPKPLFPIAGQPMVHHPISACKRIPNLAQVYLVGFYEEREFALYVSAISNELKVPVRYLREDKPHGSAGGLYHFRNLIMEDNPSHIFLLNCDVCCSFPLPEMLEAHRKYGGIGTLLVIKVSPESASQFGELVADPVTNELLHYTEKPETFVSDRINCGVYVFTPEIFTAIRDVSSQRNDTATLRRVSSYEALQPATRIPADFVRLDQDILSPLAGKKQLYTYETMDFWEQIKSPGMSLRCSELYLSQFRLTSPHILASGDGTKSAIVIGDVYIHPSAKVHPTAKIGPNVSISANARVGPGVRLISCIILDDVEIMENAVVTNAIVGWKSSIGRWSRVQAWSLQFQTWSYNSRRLGCS; from the exons ATGGAAAGCTCAACGGAGGAGAAAGTTGTGGCTGTGATCTTGGTCGGTGGTCCGACCAAAG GTACTCGATTCCGACCATTGTCCCTGAACATTCCAAAGCCTCTGTTTCCCATTGCTGGACAACCAATGGTGCATCACCCTATCTCTGCTTGTAAAAGG ATTCCAAACTTAGCTCAAGTCTATCTTGTTGGTTTCTATGAGGAAAGGGAGTTTGCACTTTACGTCTCTGCCATTTCCAATGAACTCAAAGTCCCTGTCAG ATATCTGAGAGAAGACAAGCCACATGGTTCTGCTGGTGGGTTGTATCACTTTAGAAACCTAATCATGGAAGATAACCCG TCTCATATCTTCCTACTTAACTGTGATGTTTGCTGCAGTTTCCCCTTGCCAGAAATGCTCG AGGCTCATAGGAAATATGGTGGGATTGGAACTCTTCTAGTCATCAAG gtcTCTCCTGAATCAGCAAGCCAATTTGGAGAACTGGTTGCAGATCCAGTTACTAATGAGCTGCTTCATTACACCGAGAAACCCGAAACCTTT GTCAGTGACCGTATTAACTGCGGTGTTTATGTATTCACACCTGAAATTTTTACTGCTATAAGAGATGTTTCCTCTCAAAGGAATGATACAG cGACTCTGAGACGTGTTTCCAGCTATGAAGCTCTTCAACCGGCAACAAG GATCCCGGCAGATTTTGTAAGATTGGATCAAGACATCCTCTCACCTTTAGCTGGGAAGAAACAGCTCTATACTTATGAGACTATGGATTTCTGGGAGCAAATTAAATCTCCTGG AATGTCGCTGAGGTGCTCGGAACTCTATCTATCCCAGTTCCGGTTAACCTCTCCCCACATATTGGCTAGTGGTGATGGAACAAAGAGTGCCATAGTGATTGGTGATGTTTACATACATCCTTCTGCAAAAGTACACCCAACTGCAAAG ATTGGTCCCAACGTCTCAATCTCTGCAAATGCCCGTGTTGGACCGGGTGTGAGGCTTATCAGCTGTATCATTCTTGACGACGTTGAGATCATG GAAAATGCAGTGGTGACAAATGCTATCGTCGGTTGGAAATCTTCAATCGGGAGATGGTCCCGTGTCCAGGCAT GGAGTCTACAATTCCAAACTTGGAGTTACAATTCTCG GAGACTCGGTTGCAGTTGA
- the LOC111202931 gene encoding protein TIFY 10B, which yields MSSSAEYREFSGRKLQKKPSFSQTCSRLSRYLKEKGSFGDLSLGMTCNPDVTGVFAVSRQPTMMNLFPCEEASPTQDVKPTHKVPRQSSFSSSSSSGAKGEVEKIIEIKSVKVESQSSPLTIFYGGQVMVFDDFPAEKAKQVIDLANKGSDYTQNIAKNQKEIASSTPNPVPSPAKTAAASELVQTNTSSLACELPIARRASLHRFLEKRKDRITSKAPYQLDGSTEASSKPNTFWLGSQ from the exons ATGTCGAGTTCTGCCGAGTATCGGGAATTTTCTGGTCGGAAGTTACAGAAGAAGCCGAGCTTCTCACAGACATGTAGCCGTTTGAGTCGTTATCTCAAGGAGAAGGGTAGCTTCGGAGATCTGAGCTTGGGGATGACATGCAACCCTGACGTCACTG GAGTTTTTGCTGTGTCTCGACAGCCAACGATGATGAATCTATTCCcttgtgaagaagcttcccCTACTCAAGACGTTAAACCAACGCATAAGGTTCCTCGGCAGTCAagcttttcttcttcctcttcctctggaGCCAAGGGAGAAGTcgagaagatcatagagatcAA ATCTGTGAAGGTGGAGTCTCAATCTTCTCCATTGACCATATTCTACGGTGGACAAGTTATGGTGTTTGATGATTTTCCTGCTGAGAAAGCCAAACAAGTCATTGACTTGGCTAACAAAGGAAGTGATTATACTCAAAACATAGCCAAGAACCAAAAGGAGATTGCTTCTTCTACCCCAAATCCAGTTCCTAGCCCTGCAAAAACTGCAGCAGCATCAGAGCTAGTTCAGACTAACACGTCCTCTTTAGCTTgcg aACTGCCAATTGCTAGAAGAGCTTCGCTTCATCGATTCCTGGAGAAGAGAAAGGATAG GATTACATCAAAGGCACCTTACCAGCTAGACGGTTCAACCGAAGCATCTTCCAAGCCTAACACATTTTGGCTAGGTTCTCAGTAA
- the LOC111203092 gene encoding mitotic apparatus protein p62-like — MVVETRRGKRKENPTEEEAPRVKFAKTGSGENVEKTTTEESETRAVEIVESTAKTTDESTAKTTDESTAKTKTTDVSTEKTRKDSTENTAEITEPSNVAAEAAPTTLNKGPGDEENEETASGDEENEETASGDEENEETASGDEVNEKTAYGDEENEKTASGDGENEDSEEEPPDGENEVNAHSEEEQANVEGEDEANENGNPLEPQDLDGNEAPEAIKPTRMFFNPSEYKKKIKLGTRCMIASTIKTLSNLKPKLSNAEWNWFTEYHYKKNGL, encoded by the exons ATGGTGGTCGAAACGCGACGGGGTAAGAGGAAGGAGAATCCAACGGAGGAAGAGGCTCCGAGAGTGAAGTTTGCAAAGACGGGGTCCGGAGAAAATGTGGAGAAGACGACGACGGAGGAGAGTGAAACGAGGGCGGTGGAGATTGTTGAATCGACGGCAAAGACGACGGATGAATCGACGGCAAAGACGACGGATGAATCGACGGCAAAGACGAAGACGACGGATGTCTCGACGGAGAAGACAAGAAAGGACTCGACGGAGAATACGGCGGAGATAACGGAGCCGAGTAATGTTGCTGCAGAAGCTGCTCCGACGACACTGAACAAAGGTCCTGGAGATGAAGAGAATGAGGAAACCGCTTCTGGAGATGAAGAGAATGAGGAAACCGCTTCCGGAGATGAAGAGAATGAGGAAACCGCTTCTGGAGATGAAGTGAATGAGAAAACCGCTTatggagatgaagagaatgAGAAAACCGCTTCTGGAGATGGAGAGAATGAGG ATTCTGAAGAAGAACCTCCAGATGGAGAGAACGAAGTGAATGCACATTCGGAAGAAGAACAAGCAAATgtagaaggagaagatgaagcaAACGAGAATGGGAATCCACTTGAACCTCAG GATTTGGATGGAAATGAGGCACCCGAGGCAATCAAACCAACCAGAATGTTCTTCAATCCATCTGagtacaagaaaaaaataaagctagGGACGAGGTGCATGATAGCTAGCACGATTAAGACGCTAAGCAATCTGAAACCGAAGCTGTCTAACGCGGAGTGGAACTGGTTCACAGagtatcactacaagaaaaatgggcTTTAA
- the LOC125582272 gene encoding uncharacterized protein At3g43530-like — MKSENNHRVQGMWMLLMRTAGSERRREVWFIVNGVVIRYGLREHGLIYGLFCHNYPLGYKKLGGTKFVDRHFKEGELRRLEDVKKKLVNMGPHKDRLKMAVIFFLTSVVCAQTKVVHKANPVLEVFQRAVDDLDHCQSFPWGRFSYDYMLKDISHTMKHFGGVVKENTLWPLPGFCVPLELLAFEAIPKLGMAFREPVEGADINCPRMCKSSFKRNGMTAVSLSAINKELSNTTVSLPVN, encoded by the exons ATGAAAAGCGAGAACAACCACAGGGTTCAGGGAATGTGGATGTTGTTGATGCGTACTGCCGGTAGCGAGAGGCGGAGAGAAGTGTGGTTCATTGTGAATGGTGTTGTCATCCGTTATGGGCTGAGGGAACATGGTTTGATATATGGGCTATTCTGCCACAACTATCCTCTCGGCTACAAAAAGCTTGGTGGGACGAAGTTCGTTGATCGACATTTCAAGGAAGGAGAACTTAGAAGGTTGGAGGATGTTAAGAAGAAGCTAGTGAACATGGGACCCCACAAAGACAGACTGAAGATGGCGGTTATATTCTTCCTAACTTCTGTTGTTTGCGCGCAAACGAAGGTTGTACACAAGGCTAATCCTGTGTTGGAGGTGTTCCAGAGAGCAGTGGATGATCTTGACCACTGCCAGTCCTTTCCATGGGGGAGATTCTCCTATGATTACATGCTGAAGGATATCTCTCACACAATGAAGCATTTTGGAGGGGTGGTGAAAGAAAATACATTATGGCCGCTTCCAGGTTTCTGTGTTCCACTAGAG CTTCTTGCATTCGAGGCAATTCCTAAGCTAGGAATGGCGTTCAGAGAACCTGTTGAAGGAGCTGATATCAACTGCCCGAGGATGTGCAAGTCCTCATTCAAACGAAATGGAATGACAGCGGTGTCACTTTCTGCGATAAACAAGGAATTGTCTAACACAACCGTAAGTTTACCTGTGAACTAA